The Erythrobacter insulae genome window below encodes:
- a CDS encoding class I SAM-dependent methyltransferase produces the protein MANNTADLDWVDCNALRGDAETGGNRQRERDEASLNEKGVWRPRGLQLIDPEIAKDAPAPDEAGAKAAREAELKAQAAAKAEAAQKAKKREEAAKQAEQEARQLAQRKAKDEADAAAAQKAEADAKKEAAAKAKAEREAAVQAEAEASKQAELKAQAKAKAKAEAEKQKQAKAAADAQKQAELAAKKAEEEARKRAREEAELKAKAEAKAKAEAEEKARKAAAAKEQAAEEARAKELASLDLDKTFRRLIRENGPLSLAQYMGESNARYYASRDPLGDTGDFITAPEISQMFGELVGLWIADLWVKMGASKNIHFVELGPGRGTLSKDALKTAGKYGFDPHIHFVEGSLELRKLQRKAVPTVRFHHDLSTLPDDRPLLIVANEFFDALPIHQLVRSADGWRERMVGLEGDNFAFVAGDKPMDAVVPPSWKEAPQGTMIETSAAASTVMAEIARRLTNQGGAALIIDYGAAELRSGSTLQALKEHTKVDPLAHPGEADLTAHVDFELLQAVAAKNGAEVMGLQTQGEWLRQLHIDTRLEALKRQSPKMADQLQRQRDRLVEDDQMGSLFKVLGVCGRRWPIGEGFQ, from the coding sequence ATGGCTAACAATACCGCTGATCTTGATTGGGTTGATTGTAACGCTTTACGCGGTGACGCGGAAACCGGTGGGAACCGGCAGCGTGAGCGAGACGAAGCCAGCCTGAATGAAAAGGGCGTGTGGCGCCCGCGCGGTCTGCAACTGATCGATCCTGAAATCGCAAAAGACGCGCCCGCCCCGGATGAAGCCGGGGCGAAAGCCGCGCGTGAGGCGGAATTGAAAGCGCAGGCAGCTGCGAAAGCAGAAGCGGCTCAGAAAGCAAAAAAGCGCGAAGAGGCTGCAAAGCAAGCCGAGCAGGAAGCTCGGCAGTTGGCGCAGCGTAAAGCCAAAGACGAGGCCGATGCAGCGGCTGCGCAGAAAGCCGAAGCTGACGCGAAAAAGGAAGCGGCAGCAAAAGCGAAAGCGGAACGCGAGGCGGCGGTTCAAGCCGAAGCCGAAGCGTCCAAACAGGCCGAGCTGAAGGCGCAGGCAAAGGCCAAAGCAAAAGCCGAAGCCGAAAAGCAGAAACAGGCTAAAGCCGCAGCGGACGCCCAGAAGCAGGCGGAGCTTGCAGCGAAGAAGGCCGAGGAAGAAGCGCGCAAACGTGCCCGCGAGGAAGCCGAGCTTAAGGCCAAAGCCGAAGCCAAAGCAAAAGCCGAAGCCGAGGAAAAGGCGCGCAAAGCGGCCGCGGCCAAAGAGCAGGCCGCCGAAGAAGCACGGGCGAAAGAGCTCGCCTCGCTTGATCTCGACAAGACGTTCCGCCGTCTGATCCGGGAAAACGGACCACTCAGCCTCGCTCAGTATATGGGCGAAAGCAACGCGCGGTATTACGCGAGCAGAGACCCCCTTGGCGATACCGGTGATTTCATCACTGCGCCCGAAATCAGCCAGATGTTCGGCGAGCTGGTCGGCCTTTGGATTGCCGATTTGTGGGTGAAGATGGGTGCATCGAAGAACATCCATTTTGTCGAACTGGGGCCGGGCCGGGGAACGCTGAGCAAAGATGCGCTCAAGACTGCGGGCAAATACGGGTTTGATCCGCATATCCATTTTGTCGAAGGATCGCTGGAGCTGCGCAAATTGCAGCGCAAGGCTGTGCCTACGGTGCGTTTCCATCATGATCTTTCGACCTTGCCGGATGATCGCCCGCTATTGATTGTTGCGAACGAGTTTTTCGATGCCCTGCCGATCCATCAGCTGGTCCGTTCGGCGGATGGTTGGCGAGAGCGAATGGTTGGCCTTGAAGGCGACAATTTCGCCTTTGTCGCTGGCGATAAACCGATGGATGCAGTTGTCCCGCCCAGCTGGAAAGAGGCACCGCAAGGCACGATGATCGAAACAAGTGCGGCCGCATCGACAGTGATGGCCGAGATCGCTCGGCGACTTACGAATCAGGGCGGCGCTGCTTTGATCATTGATTACGGCGCGGCAGAATTACGGTCAGGCTCCACCCTGCAGGCGTTGAAAGAGCATACCAAGGTGGACCCGCTTGCGCATCCTGGCGAGGCGGACCTGACCGCGCATGTTGATTTTGAGCTGTTGCAAGCGGTCGCCGCCAAAAACGGCGCGGAGGTCATGGGTCTTCAAACTCAAGGCGAATGGCTGCGGCAATTGCACATCGACACCCGGCTGGAGGCACTTAAGCGGCAATCTCCGAAAATGGCGGATCAGTTGCAGCGGCAACGGGACCGGCTGGTCGAAGATGATCAGATGGGCTCTTTGTTCAAGGTGCTGGGCGTTTGCGGTCGCCGCTGGCCGATTGGGGAAGGGTTTCAGTAA
- the lgt gene encoding prolipoprotein diacylglyceryl transferase encodes MLSLLAASGAAADPIYWSDLGLFPGFDLGFFTLRFYSLAYLIGVLFAYWHLSKMLKQPGAPMAQRHADDLFFYCTLGVILGGRIGYSIFYQPNLWSNPLDVLKLWEGGMSFHGGLIGVLLAIAWVTRSGQLSFLRVCDYIAVNVPMGMMLGRLANFNNGELWGRASDVPWAMVFPDPRAGEIARHPSQLYQAGLEGLALLIVLMLLFWKTNARYRPGLLVGVFTLGMGIARFVNEFFREPDSQLAEFAARTGLSMGQWLTIPLILIGLIVTLYAVTRKPVGTGSVSETKPA; translated from the coding sequence GTGCTGTCACTACTTGCTGCAAGCGGCGCCGCTGCCGATCCGATTTACTGGTCCGATCTGGGCCTGTTTCCGGGCTTTGACCTCGGCTTTTTTACGCTACGGTTCTATTCGCTTGCGTATCTTATTGGTGTGCTGTTCGCATATTGGCATTTATCAAAAATGCTCAAACAGCCGGGCGCCCCGATGGCGCAACGTCATGCTGATGATTTGTTCTTTTATTGCACGCTTGGGGTCATTTTGGGTGGCCGCATCGGCTATTCGATTTTCTACCAGCCGAATCTTTGGTCCAATCCGCTGGACGTGCTCAAACTGTGGGAAGGCGGGATGAGCTTTCACGGTGGTTTGATCGGCGTGCTGCTGGCGATCGCTTGGGTAACGCGCAGCGGACAGCTCTCTTTCCTGAGAGTGTGTGATTATATCGCTGTCAATGTGCCGATGGGTATGATGCTCGGGCGGCTGGCGAACTTTAACAATGGCGAGCTGTGGGGCCGGGCCAGCGATGTGCCGTGGGCAATGGTATTTCCCGATCCGCGCGCTGGCGAAATTGCGCGCCATCCCAGCCAGCTGTATCAGGCCGGTCTGGAAGGGCTTGCGCTGCTGATTGTGTTGATGCTCTTGTTCTGGAAGACCAATGCGCGCTACCGCCCTGGTCTGCTTGTGGGTGTGTTCACTCTGGGTATGGGGATCGCCCGCTTTGTTAACGAATTCTTTCGTGAACCTGATTCACAATTGGCAGAGTTCGCAGCGCGAACCGGATTATCGATGGGGCAATGGCTAACAATACCGCTGATCTTGATTGGGTTGATTGTAACGCTTTACGCGGTGACGCGGAAACCGGTGGGAACCGGCAGCGTGAGCGAGACGAAGCCAGCCTGA
- a CDS encoding class I adenylate-forming enzyme family protein: MATQLDNALEAIMGELTKEGQPFVTVPFDRDGVEMPTFAGAPPTLAHYFAHFCNEHKDVPFLVDGDLRLTFGDTYAAAVCVAEGLVKHHGVEKGDRIGIAARNSANWMIAYMGIIMAGGCATLLNGFWVGEELAYGVRLAECKIVLADVGRAKRLEGTDHSAKLILIDHNAPSEGLSSIWAQPADLQSSVAMQVLGQIGPDDIATILYTSGSTGNSKGAWSDHRGVVNGVMNYVAQSAMAKILLESQGQDVSAQPCALIAVPLFHVTGEIPLFLQSYAIARKLVLMPKWDAEEALRLMESEKVTYFVGVPLMSYEMATHPDREKYDLSSCKSFAAGGAPRPVEHVTKIKKAFPEGFPLLGYGLTETNAVGCGNFNENYLAKPGSTGRPSRPLVDLAILDDDGNKLEQGAIGEVCIRSVANFRGYWNNDEATRDAFTDDRYFRTGDLGYLDEDEYLFIVDRKKDIIIRGGENISCIEVEDAIYAHDDIAECSVFGLPDERMGEVPAAVIRVKEGRDPMSAAQMREFLLSHTAPFKVPLEEHIFPVADVLPRLGTQKIDKKTLRAEYTEKLASA, translated from the coding sequence ATGGCCACCCAGCTGGACAATGCGCTTGAAGCGATCATGGGCGAACTGACCAAAGAAGGTCAGCCATTTGTCACCGTACCGTTTGATCGTGATGGTGTCGAAATGCCTACCTTCGCAGGCGCTCCCCCCACCTTGGCGCATTATTTTGCGCACTTTTGCAACGAGCATAAGGATGTGCCGTTTCTGGTGGATGGCGATCTGCGTCTGACCTTTGGCGATACTTATGCTGCGGCAGTTTGCGTTGCAGAAGGTTTGGTCAAACATCACGGCGTCGAAAAAGGCGACCGGATCGGAATCGCGGCGCGCAACTCTGCCAACTGGATGATTGCCTATATGGGCATCATCATGGCTGGCGGCTGCGCCACATTGCTCAACGGGTTCTGGGTCGGGGAAGAGCTGGCTTACGGCGTCCGTCTGGCGGAATGTAAGATCGTTCTGGCAGATGTTGGCCGGGCAAAGCGGCTGGAGGGCACCGACCATTCGGCCAAACTGATCCTGATAGATCACAATGCACCATCAGAAGGCCTGTCCAGCATTTGGGCTCAGCCGGCCGATCTGCAATCGTCTGTTGCCATGCAGGTGCTGGGCCAGATCGGGCCAGATGATATTGCGACCATCCTGTACACATCAGGTTCGACCGGCAATTCCAAAGGTGCCTGGTCCGATCATCGCGGCGTTGTGAACGGTGTGATGAATTACGTCGCGCAAAGTGCGATGGCCAAGATTCTGCTGGAAAGTCAGGGTCAGGATGTGAGCGCACAGCCATGCGCATTGATCGCGGTTCCGCTGTTCCATGTGACCGGCGAAATTCCGCTGTTCCTGCAAAGCTATGCAATCGCGCGCAAGCTTGTGTTGATGCCCAAATGGGACGCCGAAGAAGCGCTGCGTTTGATGGAGTCCGAAAAGGTCACTTATTTCGTCGGCGTGCCGCTGATGAGTTACGAGATGGCGACCCACCCAGACCGCGAGAAATACGACCTTTCATCGTGCAAGAGCTTCGCCGCTGGCGGCGCTCCGCGTCCGGTTGAACACGTTACCAAGATCAAAAAAGCGTTCCCCGAAGGATTCCCTCTGCTTGGATATGGCCTCACCGAAACCAATGCGGTCGGGTGCGGCAATTTCAACGAAAACTACCTTGCAAAGCCCGGCTCCACCGGACGCCCATCGCGGCCTTTGGTCGATCTCGCCATTCTTGATGATGACGGTAACAAGCTTGAACAGGGCGCTATTGGCGAGGTTTGCATCCGTTCGGTCGCCAATTTCCGCGGCTACTGGAACAATGACGAGGCAACCAGGGATGCCTTTACCGATGACCGGTATTTCCGCACGGGTGACCTGGGTTATCTTGATGAAGACGAATATCTGTTCATCGTTGATCGTAAGAAAGACATCATCATTCGCGGGGGAGAGAACATCTCCTGTATCGAAGTGGAAGATGCGATCTACGCGCATGATGATATCGCCGAATGCTCTGTATTTGGTCTTCCCGATGAACGTATGGGCGAAGTGCCGGCAGCCGTGATCCGCGTAAAAGAAGGGCGTGATCCGATGAGCGCGGCGCAAATGCGCGAATTTCTGCTCAGCCACACGGCGCCGTTCAAGGTGCCACTGGAAGAGCATATTTTCCCGGTTGCCGATGTGCTCCCGCGCCTTGGGACGCAGAAAATCGACAAAAAGACGCTGCGCGCAGAATACACCGAAAAGCTCGCTTCGGCCTAA